One part of the Proteiniborus sp. DW1 genome encodes these proteins:
- the arsB gene encoding ACR3 family arsenite efflux transporter, which yields MTKQKHIGGISFFEKYLTLWVAICMVIGVLIGVYLPGVPEFLSKFEYYNVSIPVAILIWLMIYPMMLKVDFNSVKKVRENPKGLIVTWVTNWLIKPFTMYGLAIFFFNVVFKNYISPDLAKDYLAGAVLLGAAPCTAMVFVWSHLTKGNPAYTLVQVATNDLIILVGFVPIVAFLLGLSNISIPWGTLFLSVVLFVVVPLSAGVISRNMITKNRGLEYFEKQYIPKFANVTIIGLLLTLIILFSFQGQIIIDNPQDIILIAVPLIIQTFVIFFVAYLWAKAWKLPHSIAAPAGMIGASNFFELAVAVAISLFGLDSGAALATVVGVLTEVPVMLTLVRIANKTRGWFSTDAN from the coding sequence ATGACAAAACAAAAGCATATCGGAGGAATTAGCTTTTTCGAAAAATACCTTACATTATGGGTAGCAATATGTATGGTAATAGGAGTACTAATAGGAGTATATCTTCCAGGAGTACCAGAGTTTCTAAGTAAATTTGAATACTATAATGTATCAATACCAGTTGCAATTTTAATATGGTTAATGATTTATCCAATGATGTTAAAGGTTGACTTTAACAGTGTCAAAAAAGTTAGAGAAAACCCTAAAGGACTTATAGTTACATGGGTTACAAACTGGCTAATTAAACCGTTTACAATGTATGGATTAGCAATATTTTTCTTCAACGTAGTATTTAAAAACTATATATCTCCTGATCTCGCAAAGGATTATTTAGCAGGAGCAGTACTTTTAGGAGCAGCACCATGTACAGCCATGGTATTTGTCTGGAGTCATTTAACAAAAGGTAATCCTGCATATACACTAGTTCAAGTTGCTACAAATGACCTTATAATTTTAGTCGGATTTGTACCTATAGTAGCATTTTTACTAGGATTAAGTAATATTTCAATACCTTGGGGCACATTATTCTTATCAGTAGTTTTATTTGTAGTAGTACCATTATCAGCTGGTGTTATTTCAAGAAATATGATTACTAAAAACAGAGGATTAGAGTATTTTGAAAAACAATATATACCTAAGTTTGCTAATGTTACTATAATAGGACTTTTATTGACATTAATAATTTTGTTTTCATTCCAAGGACAGATTATAATAGATAATCCTCAAGATATTATATTGATTGCTGTCCCATTGATTATACAAACATTTGTAATATTCTTTGTTGCTTATTTGTGGGCAAAGGCTTGGAAGCTACCTCATAGTATAGCAGCCCCTGCAGGTATGATTGGAGCATCTAACTTCTTTGAGCTTGCTGTGGCAGTAGCTATATCCTTGTTTGGATTGGATTCAGGTGCGGCTCTAGCAACAGTTGTAGGTGTCCTTACTGAAGTACCAGTAATGCTCACCCTAGTTAGAATTGCTAATAAAACAAGAGGTTGGTTCAGTACTGACGCCAATTAA
- a CDS encoding arsenate reductase ArsC: MKKKVAFVCVHNSCRSQMAEGWAKKLGSDILEVYSAGTENYHEVKPLAVKVMEEAGVDMSSHYPKLLSDIPEEVDYLITMGCNVVCPYVPCKHSEDWGLEDPSGGPIENYRITRDLIKEKVEYLIKRVKNNEI, translated from the coding sequence ATGAAAAAGAAAGTTGCTTTTGTGTGTGTTCATAATTCATGTCGTTCTCAAATGGCAGAAGGATGGGCAAAGAAGTTAGGTAGCGATATTTTAGAGGTATATTCTGCAGGAACAGAAAACTATCATGAAGTGAAACCATTAGCGGTTAAAGTAATGGAGGAAGCAGGTGTGGATATGAGTTCTCATTATCCTAAACTGTTAAGTGACATTCCAGAAGAAGTGGATTATCTTATTACCATGGGATGCAATGTAGTTTGTCCTTATGTTCCATGTAAACATAGTGAGGACTGGGGACTAGAAGATCCATCTGGTGGTCCAATAGAAAATTATAGAATTACGAGAGACTTAATAAAAGAAAAGGTAGAATATTTGATTAAAAGAGTAAAGAATAATGAAATATAG
- a CDS encoding arsenite methyltransferase, protein MKSKDELKKIIRKNYANVAIKGSTGGCCSGGCSCNGTPIDINKATIKIGYTEEDLSSVPAGSNMGLGCGNPIAIASLQEGETVLDLGCGGGFDCFLARRQVGETGYVIGVDMTTDMIELARKNAKEDGYTNVDFRLGEIEYLPVADSSVDVIISNCVINLSPEKEKVFKEAYRVLKPGGRLSISDVVATAELPEQIKQDLRMMTGCIAGAEYVENIRAMMQNAGFKDIKLMPKDNGREIVKSWVPDRNIDDYVTSYMIEAVK, encoded by the coding sequence GTGAAGAGCAAAGATGAATTAAAGAAAATTATCCGTAAAAACTATGCAAATGTAGCGATAAAAGGTTCTACGGGAGGGTGTTGTAGTGGAGGTTGCAGTTGTAATGGTACTCCAATCGACATAAATAAAGCAACTATAAAAATAGGTTATACAGAAGAAGATCTTTCTAGCGTACCAGCAGGATCAAATATGGGATTAGGTTGTGGCAATCCTATTGCTATAGCTTCTCTACAAGAAGGAGAAACAGTTCTTGATCTTGGATGTGGAGGTGGGTTTGATTGCTTTCTTGCCAGAAGACAGGTAGGAGAAACTGGATATGTTATAGGTGTTGATATGACTACCGACATGATAGAGTTAGCAAGGAAAAATGCCAAAGAAGATGGATATACAAACGTAGATTTTAGACTTGGGGAAATTGAATACTTGCCTGTAGCGGATTCATCAGTTGATGTAATAATATCTAATTGCGTAATTAATTTATCTCCTGAAAAAGAAAAGGTATTCAAGGAGGCCTATAGAGTCCTTAAACCTGGTGGAAGACTATCTATTTCAGATGTGGTAGCTACAGCAGAATTGCCAGAGCAAATAAAGCAGGATTTAAGAATGATGACTGGTTGTATTGCAGGAGCTGAATATGTCGAAAACATCAGAGCGATGATGCAAAATGCAGGCTTCAAGGATATTAAACTAATGCCAAAAGATAATGGTAGAGAGATAGTGAAATCTTGGGTACCAGACAGGAATATTGACGATTATGTGACTTCATATATGATAGAAGCAGTAAAGTAA
- a CDS encoding chromate transporter produces the protein MKKYLEMFSVFFKIGAFTIGGGYAMVPLIEAEVVDKKKWIEKDEFVDTLALAQSSPGPIAVNTAVFVGFKMDRYKGAFFTTLGAVLPSFLIILAIAMFFREIKDLEAVESAFKAIRPAVVALIATSVISLSKNSKLKGKAFIIPIAVAACVTFLKITPIIFIILAAVGGNLYMAKKGGKK, from the coding sequence ATGAAAAAATATTTAGAAATGTTTTCAGTTTTTTTCAAGATAGGAGCCTTTACAATAGGTGGAGGCTATGCTATGGTGCCACTTATTGAGGCTGAAGTAGTAGATAAGAAAAAATGGATTGAAAAGGATGAATTCGTAGATACTCTTGCACTAGCTCAATCATCTCCTGGCCCTATAGCTGTAAATACAGCTGTATTTGTAGGCTTTAAGATGGATAGATATAAGGGTGCTTTTTTTACTACATTAGGTGCGGTACTACCATCATTCTTAATTATCTTAGCCATTGCAATGTTTTTTAGAGAAATAAAAGACCTAGAAGCAGTAGAAAGCGCATTTAAAGCCATTAGACCAGCTGTAGTAGCTCTAATAGCCACATCTGTTATTAGTTTGTCTAAAAACTCCAAACTAAAAGGAAAGGCTTTTATTATACCTATAGCTGTTGCAGCATGTGTTACTTTCTTAAAAATAACCCCTATTATATTTATAATACTGGCAGCTGTTGGGGGCAATCTTTACATGGCTAAAAAGGGAGGAAAGAAATAA
- a CDS encoding chromate transporter, with protein MIYLRLFITFFKIGLFSFGGGYAMLPLIQTEVVDVNKWLGVSEFTDIVAISQVTPGPIAVNSATYIGYTVTNSVLGSVCATLGVVLPSVIIMLIICNFFFKFKNNKYVENAFVGLRPVVVGLVLSATLLLINKETFIDFKSVILFALAFFATYKYKMHPILLTLIAGVLGYFIY; from the coding sequence ATGATTTATTTAAGACTCTTTATTACATTTTTTAAAATAGGACTTTTTAGCTTTGGTGGAGGATATGCTATGCTTCCTCTTATACAGACAGAGGTGGTAGATGTAAACAAATGGTTAGGAGTTAGTGAGTTCACAGACATAGTTGCTATATCACAGGTTACACCCGGACCTATTGCAGTAAATAGTGCTACATATATAGGATATACAGTTACAAATAGTGTTTTAGGCTCTGTTTGTGCTACATTAGGAGTTGTACTGCCATCAGTAATTATAATGCTCATAATTTGTAATTTCTTTTTTAAGTTTAAGAATAATAAATATGTGGAAAATGCCTTTGTAGGACTTAGACCTGTAGTAGTGGGGCTTGTATTATCTGCTACACTACTTCTTATCAATAAAGAAACCTTTATAGATTTTAAAAGTGTTATACTTTTTGCATTGGCTTTTTTTGCAACATATAAATACAAGATGCATCCAATACTACTTACATTGATAGCAGGAGTTCTAGGATATTTCATATACTAA
- the ggt gene encoding gamma-glutamyltransferase, whose translation MQFKFDPLAYNYPSRRNVVYGKKGMVATGNPLAAQVGIEILKKGGNAIDAAIATAATLTVVEPTANGIGGDAFALVWVGNKLHGLNSSGPSPKSISVKVLRELGYTEMPKYGLIPVNVPGAPAAWAELSKKFGRLPFEEVLEPAIKYAEEGFTIQPQVGAGWAAAFKNYAKEREKKEELQTWFDTFAPNDNCPKIGDYITLKDHGRTLREISKTMAESFYRGELAEKIDAFSKKYGGYITKEDLAEYYPEWVEPISTDYKGYEVYEIPPNGHGITVLMALNILKEMELGPRDSFNSTHLQIEALKLAFVDAQKYVADPKTMKVKTEELLSKEYARERRKLISDKAIMPEAGQPSKGGTVYLCTADEEGNMVSYIQSNYMGFGSGLVVPNTGISLHNRGANFNLDENSDNCIAGGKRSYHTIIPGFLTKDGKPVGPFGIMGGFMQPQAHLQVMINTIDYNMNPQEALDRPRWQWVGGKTIEVEQSFDNRLALELARAGHDIVVKANSVGFGRGQIIWRNDDGVLCGATEPRTDGQVAVW comes from the coding sequence ATGCAATTCAAATTTGATCCACTTGCTTACAACTATCCATCTAGGAGAAATGTGGTTTATGGAAAAAAGGGAATGGTAGCTACAGGTAATCCTTTAGCAGCACAGGTTGGGATTGAAATACTGAAAAAAGGTGGAAATGCAATAGATGCAGCTATTGCAACTGCTGCTACACTAACTGTAGTAGAACCTACAGCTAATGGAATAGGAGGAGATGCTTTTGCTCTAGTCTGGGTTGGAAACAAGCTACATGGTTTAAACAGTAGTGGTCCTTCTCCAAAATCCATAAGTGTAAAAGTCTTAAGGGAGTTGGGGTATACTGAGATGCCTAAATACGGATTAATACCAGTTAATGTGCCAGGTGCACCAGCTGCATGGGCAGAGCTGTCAAAGAAATTTGGGAGGTTACCATTCGAGGAGGTTTTAGAGCCAGCAATTAAATATGCAGAAGAAGGCTTCACTATTCAGCCACAAGTAGGAGCAGGATGGGCAGCGGCATTTAAAAACTATGCTAAAGAAAGAGAAAAGAAGGAAGAACTTCAGACTTGGTTTGATACCTTTGCACCAAATGACAATTGTCCAAAGATTGGAGACTATATTACATTAAAAGATCATGGAAGAACTTTAAGAGAAATATCCAAGACCATGGCAGAAAGCTTTTATCGTGGAGAGTTAGCAGAAAAGATAGATGCATTTTCTAAAAAATATGGTGGATATATTACCAAAGAGGATTTAGCTGAATATTATCCAGAATGGGTAGAGCCAATAAGCACTGATTACAAAGGTTATGAAGTGTATGAAATCCCTCCTAATGGTCATGGAATAACTGTGCTTATGGCATTAAACATATTGAAAGAAATGGAATTAGGGCCTAGGGATTCCTTTAACAGTACACATTTGCAAATAGAAGCTCTAAAGTTAGCCTTTGTAGATGCTCAAAAATATGTAGCAGACCCAAAGACTATGAAGGTAAAAACAGAGGAATTGCTTTCAAAGGAATATGCTAGAGAAAGAAGAAAGCTAATATCAGATAAAGCTATAATGCCCGAGGCAGGACAGCCTTCAAAAGGAGGAACAGTTTATCTATGTACAGCTGATGAGGAAGGAAACATGGTTTCATACATCCAGAGTAATTATATGGGCTTTGGCTCTGGGTTAGTAGTACCAAATACAGGGATTTCCCTTCATAATAGGGGAGCTAATTTTAACCTAGATGAAAACTCAGATAACTGTATTGCTGGTGGTAAAAGATCCTACCATACAATTATTCCAGGTTTCTTAACTAAAGATGGAAAGCCAGTGGGACCTTTTGGAATTATGGGTGGATTTATGCAACCACAGGCTCATCTTCAAGTTATGATAAATACAATAGATTACAATATGAACCCACAAGAAGCATTAGACAGACCTAGATGGCAGTGGGTTGGAGGAAAAACTATAGAAGTAGAACAGAGTTTTGACAATAGGTTGGCTTTAGAGCTTGCGAGAGCAGGACATGATATTGTAGTTAAGGCTAATAGTGTAGGATTTGGTAGAGGTCAGATAATTTGGAGAAATGATGATGGAGTATTATGCGGAGCTACAGAACCAAGAACAGATGGACAGGTAGCAGTTTGGTAA
- a CDS encoding DUF4349 domain-containing protein, producing MFIKSKKRLLSSFLIILMLALMISGCSSPKNVATKNSIAPSEAPAVSVDTIRGESKSMDYATDTSVEYTSNVGFGSSENGEADQDREYIGEQSQTGRKIIKSANVELETKEFDKTVNIITEKTNYLGGYIESSSISGGRPVNKDDFRNRVASFKLRVPEKSFEQLLLDFNDIGNVINISRGGDDITSQYFDTEARLKSLTIQEERLLEILKKADKIEDIIQLERELSDVRYQIESYTGTLRKWDNLVNFSTIDVMVYEVREIQEPEPVTLGDRIENGFKKSIKGIINLGKELLVAVAVLLPIIFVLSIVGLVVFYIIKKVSKRRNKKIDRDEE from the coding sequence GTGTTTATAAAGAGTAAAAAAAGACTGTTAAGTTCTTTCTTAATTATTCTAATGCTAGCACTAATGATATCCGGCTGTTCTTCACCAAAAAATGTTGCAACAAAGAACAGCATAGCTCCATCTGAGGCACCAGCTGTATCAGTAGACACTATTAGAGGCGAAAGCAAGTCCATGGACTATGCAACAGATACATCTGTAGAGTACACCAGCAATGTAGGATTTGGTTCCAGCGAAAATGGAGAAGCAGATCAAGACAGAGAGTATATAGGTGAGCAATCCCAAACTGGTAGAAAAATAATTAAGTCTGCAAATGTAGAATTAGAAACAAAAGAGTTCGATAAAACAGTAAATATAATCACAGAGAAAACAAACTATCTTGGAGGCTATATTGAAAGCTCTAGTATATCAGGAGGACGACCAGTTAATAAAGATGATTTCAGAAATAGAGTAGCTTCATTTAAGCTTAGAGTTCCTGAAAAGAGCTTTGAACAGCTTCTACTAGACTTTAATGACATAGGAAATGTAATTAATATTAGCAGAGGTGGAGATGACATAACAAGTCAATATTTTGACACTGAAGCAAGACTAAAATCTTTAACTATTCAAGAAGAAAGATTGCTGGAAATATTAAAGAAAGCAGATAAAATTGAGGATATTATACAGTTAGAAAGAGAGCTTTCAGATGTTAGATATCAAATAGAAAGCTATACAGGGACTCTAAGAAAATGGGATAACTTAGTTAATTTTTCAACTATTGATGTAATGGTTTATGAAGTTAGAGAGATACAAGAACCAGAACCTGTTACATTAGGAGATAGAATTGAAAATGGGTTTAAAAAATCCATAAAAGGAATAATTAATCTAGGAAAGGAACTTTTAGTTGCCGTAGCGGTATTGCTTCCTATAATATTTGTTTTATCGATAGTAGGATTAGTAGTTTTTTATATTATAAAAAAAGTCTCTAAAAGAAGAAATAAGAAAATTGATAGAGATGAAGAATAG
- a CDS encoding aminotransferase class IV: protein MFLSIISYNVYEDTNNISEVSIMDNEALLKYYIYNGELVPTSDDKGFKEATPPLIYEVIRIIDGVPIFLEGHIERMRKSAELIGKTIKKTDEEITKEIHKLIDANKEHNMNIKLLCTNVDSPNQTFMIYYNKTSYPEKEVYEKGIHTILFESERENPNAKILNSDLRQRINDEIKAKNAYEALLVNRNGFITEGSRSNMFFVKGDKVYTAPAGDVLLGITRNEIMNVCREQNIEVIEKEVHRDSLKELDGAFMTGTSVNALPISTIDNIELDSVNNSIIKIIADGYLQKMQEYIKSKK, encoded by the coding sequence ATGTTTTTATCAATAATAAGCTATAATGTATATGAAGATACTAACAATATATCAGAGGTGAGTATAATGGATAATGAAGCATTATTAAAATACTATATCTATAATGGAGAATTAGTGCCTACATCAGATGATAAGGGGTTTAAAGAAGCAACTCCCCCATTAATATACGAGGTAATTAGGATTATAGATGGCGTTCCTATATTTTTAGAGGGACATATAGAGAGAATGAGAAAATCGGCTGAGCTCATAGGAAAAACCATAAAAAAAACAGATGAAGAAATTACAAAAGAAATACATAAGCTAATAGATGCTAATAAAGAGCATAACATGAACATAAAGCTTTTATGTACTAATGTAGACAGTCCAAATCAAACTTTCATGATTTATTATAATAAGACTAGCTATCCAGAAAAAGAAGTATACGAAAAGGGGATCCATACTATTCTGTTTGAATCAGAAAGAGAAAATCCTAATGCTAAAATATTAAATTCTGATTTAAGACAGAGAATAAATGATGAAATAAAAGCGAAAAATGCCTATGAAGCTCTTTTGGTAAATAGGAATGGTTTTATTACAGAGGGTAGTCGCTCAAATATGTTCTTTGTAAAGGGCGATAAGGTTTATACAGCACCAGCAGGAGATGTACTCCTAGGCATAACTAGAAATGAAATTATGAATGTATGTAGAGAGCAAAATATTGAAGTAATAGAGAAGGAGGTTCATAGAGATTCTCTAAAGGAGCTAGACGGAGCATTTATGACAGGGACATCAGTTAATGCACTTCCTATATCTACTATAGATAATATTGAACTAGATTCAGTAAATAACAGTATTATTAAAATAATAGCAGATGGATATTTACAAAAGATGCAAGAATATATAAAGTCAAAAAAATAA
- a CDS encoding GNAT family N-acetyltransferase, with product MGDIKIVEYDKAYAKSLADMWNMSADSWGNSGSIYTEESVIEENENTGNLNIYIALDGDEVVGYCSFSEYREDEGALYIPLLNVRPDYHGKKVGKALVLQAVKRTIELGWPRLDLYTWPGNTKAVPLYKKCGFFWEKRDDSTHLMNFIPTVLQTEAVQEFFEAFDWYQDCKRNIDVKPDGSEEDNFSNYEYIWEKDGKHLRMAFDRKGRGLRLIETDDYLISADIQEQELVFGKEYNISYNIVNKTGNKLDIAINGKDDKNIKFSFETVSSVEDKKTVTARFFVDAIEEEQNHWRTHPCVTADITINGKSAVFKVGINPKFPAKISLSAPNTHKLKNMNSEFYIDIENSFKEEAVFQFVLPESDNIIIQNRSFNVTLAAQEKASIAVPYILNKPFSYEATLSIKASLSNNFVEFKRKISLQFSGYDGRFGGETDEYWCVFNGNYSLQLTKFNNDLILKRIPETRHEVVVFYPKIGLPFSLEFSKERPYTVENYCGEDYIALKAFYKSRDFKHIQIVSISKLYANGLVEHSYEVHNTSDVDADAEVWLSQSYYYGLADAVIPYEDKYIEIDGEDSSGLEFWDSSKITENWIFSSEKSATIGLCWPEKDKIKFNGWYLSIEKNLGKIPAHANICTEPCYMAIDTFKDWKELRKFALKDNCQDRSRLSTTDKLELNINNGNPFVGNGFDVKIKDYRKSYFDGKMKLSSTKESFKELEKKFSVTDQINETVFSVNGGNIPKIDTLSLDIDFDAVLLQKKSAVFKINENVIFKKNKNMEKGIETLSLDNGEITIKTSPQFSNTIHSLLYKSKEWLDTSFPSSRPKSWWNPWFGGIATLPDEMTNRSFNEEDREADFVQLKDSVGNTWSGIVIKTNIKKNEKLKGLKIAQYYLMLPGVPVLCQTTEIVQETGYYFSSMPFMTDMYFKLDDEYKNNMVTIETLSGQLTTYKAVKDYEMKTKGTLFFSSVNREDKLMVYNNGDIPAGCFTNSEVIGAYIINKMDIKNNERIFLPPSFLIFTKEVMNHDLFKVLKNIKF from the coding sequence ATGGGAGACATTAAAATAGTAGAATATGACAAAGCATATGCGAAGTCATTAGCAGACATGTGGAATATGAGTGCTGACAGTTGGGGTAACTCTGGTAGCATATATACTGAAGAAAGTGTAATTGAAGAAAATGAAAACACAGGTAACTTAAACATATATATAGCATTAGATGGAGATGAGGTGGTTGGATATTGTAGTTTTTCAGAATACAGAGAGGATGAAGGAGCCTTATACATTCCTTTATTAAATGTTCGTCCAGATTACCACGGAAAAAAGGTGGGAAAGGCATTAGTACTTCAAGCTGTTAAGAGAACTATAGAGTTAGGATGGCCTAGGCTTGACTTATACACTTGGCCTGGCAATACAAAGGCAGTCCCTTTATATAAAAAATGTGGCTTTTTCTGGGAAAAAAGAGATGACTCCACCCATTTAATGAATTTTATACCTACAGTATTGCAAACAGAAGCCGTACAAGAATTCTTTGAGGCGTTTGACTGGTATCAGGATTGTAAAAGAAATATTGATGTAAAACCAGATGGAAGTGAAGAAGATAATTTTTCAAACTATGAGTACATATGGGAGAAAGATGGAAAGCATCTAAGAATGGCCTTTGACAGGAAGGGAAGAGGTTTACGTTTAATAGAGACTGATGATTATCTAATAAGTGCAGATATCCAAGAGCAAGAACTTGTATTCGGCAAGGAATACAATATTAGCTATAATATTGTAAATAAAACTGGAAATAAATTAGATATAGCTATTAATGGTAAGGATGATAAAAATATAAAGTTTTCCTTTGAAACGGTTTCGTCAGTAGAAGATAAGAAAACTGTAACCGCTAGATTTTTTGTTGATGCAATTGAAGAGGAACAAAATCATTGGAGAACTCATCCTTGTGTAACAGCTGATATAACAATCAATGGGAAAAGTGCTGTATTTAAGGTAGGAATAAATCCTAAGTTTCCAGCAAAGATTTCTTTATCAGCACCTAATACACATAAGTTAAAAAATATGAACTCAGAATTCTATATCGATATTGAAAACAGCTTTAAGGAAGAGGCAGTATTTCAGTTTGTCTTACCTGAATCAGATAATATAATAATTCAAAATAGGAGCTTTAATGTAACTTTAGCTGCACAAGAAAAAGCTTCTATAGCTGTGCCATATATTTTAAATAAACCATTTTCATATGAAGCTACCCTAAGTATTAAGGCAAGTCTTTCAAATAATTTTGTAGAATTTAAAAGAAAGATATCCTTACAATTTAGCGGCTATGATGGTAGATTCGGCGGAGAAACAGACGAGTATTGGTGTGTGTTTAATGGAAATTACTCGTTACAGTTAACTAAATTTAATAATGACTTAATATTAAAGAGAATACCTGAAACCAGACATGAAGTGGTAGTATTTTATCCAAAGATTGGCTTACCATTTTCTCTAGAATTCTCAAAAGAAAGACCTTACACAGTAGAGAACTACTGTGGAGAGGATTATATTGCTTTAAAAGCTTTTTATAAGTCAAGAGACTTTAAACATATTCAGATAGTATCTATATCTAAATTATATGCTAATGGTTTAGTTGAACACAGCTACGAGGTGCATAATACCAGTGATGTAGATGCTGATGCTGAAGTATGGTTAAGTCAGAGCTACTATTATGGGCTTGCAGATGCTGTTATTCCATATGAAGATAAATACATAGAAATAGATGGAGAAGATAGTAGCGGTTTAGAGTTTTGGGATAGCAGTAAAATTACTGAGAACTGGATTTTCTCCAGTGAAAAAAGTGCAACTATCGGTCTATGCTGGCCAGAGAAGGATAAAATAAAATTTAACGGCTGGTATTTGTCAATTGAAAAAAATCTAGGTAAGATTCCTGCACATGCAAATATATGCACAGAACCATGCTATATGGCAATAGATACTTTTAAAGATTGGAAGGAATTAAGAAAATTTGCATTGAAGGATAATTGTCAAGACAGGAGTAGATTGAGTACGACTGATAAGCTTGAACTAAATATTAACAATGGAAATCCATTTGTAGGTAATGGCTTTGATGTGAAGATAAAAGATTATAGAAAATCATATTTTGATGGAAAAATGAAACTAAGCTCGACTAAGGAATCCTTTAAAGAGCTTGAGAAAAAATTCAGCGTTACTGATCAAATTAATGAAACTGTATTTTCTGTTAATGGAGGTAATATCCCTAAGATTGATACACTTTCATTAGACATTGATTTCGATGCAGTATTGCTACAAAAGAAATCTGCAGTATTTAAAATTAATGAAAATGTAATATTTAAGAAGAATAAAAATATGGAGAAGGGAATAGAGACATTATCATTGGATAACGGAGAAATAACAATTAAAACCTCTCCACAGTTTTCAAATACTATACACTCTCTATTATATAAGTCTAAGGAATGGTTAGATACTTCATTTCCTTCATCTAGACCTAAATCATGGTGGAATCCATGGTTTGGTGGGATAGCAACATTGCCAGATGAAATGACTAACAGGTCATTTAATGAAGAAGATAGAGAAGCAGATTTCGTACAGCTAAAAGATAGTGTGGGAAATACTTGGAGTGGAATAGTCATAAAAACAAATATTAAGAAAAATGAAAAACTCAAGGGACTTAAGATAGCGCAATACTATTTAATGCTTCCAGGAGTTCCAGTTTTGTGCCAAACTACTGAAATTGTTCAAGAGACAGGTTATTATTTTAGCTCTATGCCTTTCATGACAGATATGTATTTTAAGCTAGATGATGAGTATAAAAACAACATGGTAACCATAGAGACTCTTTCAGGACAATTAACAACTTATAAGGCTGTAAAGGATTATGAAATGAAAACAAAAGGAACCCTGTTTTTCAGTAGTGTAAATAGAGAAGATAAATTGATGGTATATAATAATGGAGATATTCCTGCAGGCTGTTTTACTAATAGTGAAGTAATAGGAGCTTATATAATTAACAAGATGGATATTAAGAATAATGAGAGAATTTTTTTGCCACCAAGTTTCCTAATATTCACTAAAGAAGTAATGAATCATGATTTGTTTAAGGTTTTAAAAAATATAAAGTTTTAG
- a CDS encoding TatD family hydrolase has product MKIIDAHLHFSKIESFKKTAKEISFVDYSAIGLNKEFENNNIIMGIGMGVTEELRGGFPDISSSNPMNLDLEAKLPSNLAYCVGINPVKLIDERKEQELFQIEEELKRDAIGIKIYAGYYPFYVYDAVYEPIYALAEKYDVPVVIHSGDTYSDRGLLKYSHPLAIDELAVKYRNIRFVIAHLGDPWVMETAELISKNSNVFTDISGLIVGDEKEVERWKNEKLFVEHIKRALIYADNYYKILFGSDWPLVQIGPYIEFIKELIPVEFHEHVFYRNALHVFSKLDK; this is encoded by the coding sequence ATGAAAATAATAGATGCTCATTTACATTTTTCAAAAATTGAAAGCTTTAAAAAGACAGCTAAGGAAATTTCATTTGTAGATTACTCTGCAATAGGTCTAAACAAGGAGTTTGAGAACAATAACATTATAATGGGGATTGGGATGGGAGTAACAGAGGAGCTAAGAGGAGGGTTCCCTGATATTTCCTCTTCTAATCCTATGAACTTAGACTTGGAGGCTAAATTACCAAGTAATTTAGCATATTGTGTTGGCATAAATCCTGTTAAATTGATAGATGAACGAAAGGAGCAAGAGCTTTTTCAAATAGAAGAGGAACTAAAAAGGGATGCCATTGGCATAAAGATATATGCAGGGTATTATCCGTTTTATGTTTACGATGCTGTATATGAACCAATATATGCCCTAGCTGAGAAATATGATGTGCCTGTTGTGATACATAGTGGAGATACCTATTCTGATAGAGGCTTACTTAAATATTCTCATCCCTTGGCTATAGATGAGTTAGCAGTTAAATATAGAAATATAAGATTTGTAATAGCACACTTAGGTGACCCATGGGTCATGGAAACAGCAGAATTAATCTCTAAAAACTCAAATGTATTTACTGACATTTCAGGATTGATTGTTGGAGATGAGAAAGAAGTTGAGAGATGGAAAAATGAAAAGCTTTTTGTAGAGCATATTAAAAGAGCACTTATATATGCAGATAATTATTATAAGATACTATTTGGTTCAGACTGGCCACTAGTTCAAATAGGTCCATATATTGAGTTTATAAAGGAACTTATTCCTGTAGAATTTCACGAACATGTATTTTATAGAAATGCACTACATGTATTTAGTAAGCTAGATAAGTGA